The Echeneis naucrates chromosome 10, fEcheNa1.1, whole genome shotgun sequence genome has a window encoding:
- the fgf1a gene encoding putative fibroblast growth factor 1, whose amino-acid sequence MADGEEFAAGDRTVDGGTQLPLCHRGLTRLYCMNGGHHLQILSDGTVQGQRDEGDVHTVLRIRAVDRGVVVIQGTEAGRYLAMSNEGRLYSSHTATEECYFLEKLEENHYNTYRPQKYEEENWYVGLKKNGKPKLGSRTHIGQKAVFFLPRRLDDCRE is encoded by the exons ATGGCTGATGGAGAGGAGTTTGCAGCGGGGGATCGGACGGTGGACGGTGGAACGCAGCTGCCGCTGTGCCACAGGGGCCTGACGCGGCTGTACTGCATGAATGGCGGCCATCACCTGCAGATCCTGTCCGATGGGACGGTGCAGGGCCAGAGGGATGAGGGGGACGTTCACA ctgttttAAGGATCAGAGCGGTGGACAGAGGAGTGGTTGTCATCCAGGGGACGGAAGCAGGCAGATATCTGGCCATGAGCAATGAGGGACGTTTGTACAGTTCA CATACAGCCACTGAGGAATGTTACTTCCTGGAGAAACTGGAGGAGAATCATTACAACACGTATCGGCCTCAGAAGTATGAGGAGGAGAACTGGTATGTAGGTCTGAAGAAGAATGGAAAACCTAAACTGGGTTCAAGAACTCACATTGGACAGAAGGCCGTCTTCTTCCTGCCCCGACGGCTGGACGACTGCAGGGAGTGA